The proteins below come from a single Benincasa hispida cultivar B227 chromosome 4, ASM972705v1, whole genome shotgun sequence genomic window:
- the LOC120075893 gene encoding uncharacterized protein At2g39795, mitochondrial-like has protein sequence MALTSTIRKSAYSLCPLAGRLFRGQRLYSTSIFNSSNNRFNLCSRPFLGTSVSYFRDFSSLKRPSSDESLIRVIDSEIKCALETDDHNRVEEVPQGFPFEIQDNPGLQTITLKRTYQDEVISVEVHMPDLVTGQSADDDDDDNEDGGSKANQSSIPLVVSVSKKTGPSLEFSCSAYPDEISIESLIVKHPEHSEDQITYEGPDFHDLDENLQTAFHKYLEIRGIKPSTTNFLHEYMINKDSKEYLIWLTKLKSFVEA, from the exons ATGGCTCTTACATCCACCATCAGAAAATCCGCCTACTCACTTTGCCCCTTAGCGGGTCGTCTCTTTCGGGGCCAACGACTTTACAGTACTTCCATCTTCAATTCCTCGAACAATCGCTTCAATCTATGTTCCCGGCCGTTTTTGGGTACCTCGGTGAGTTATTTCCGAGATTTTTCGTCGTTGAAGCGCCCAAGTTCCGATGAGTCTCTCATTCGGGTCATTGACTCCGAGATCAAATGCGCCTTGGAGACTGACGACCACAATCGG GTTGAAGAGGTGCCCCAGGGATTCCCATTTGAGATTCAAGATAACCCTGGTTTGCAAACTATAACTTTGAAAAGAACATATCAAGATGAAGTCATTAGTGTTGAAGTTCACATGCCTGATTTGGTTACTGGTCAAAGTGCtgacgacgacgacgacgacaATGAAGATGGTGGTAGTAAGGCAAACCAGTCTAGTATCCCATTGGTCGTTAGTGTCTCTAAGAAAACCGGACCTTCCCTAGAGTTTAGTTGCAGCGCTTACCCTGATGAGATTTCCATTGAGAGCTTGATTGTTAAACATCCAGAGCATTCTGAGGATCAAATAACCTATGAAGGCCCTGATTTCCA TGATTTGGATGAGAATCTCCAGACGGCTTTCCATAAGTACTTGGAGATTAGAGGTATTAAACCGAGCACAACAAACTTTTTGCACGAGTACATGATCAACAAAGACAGCAAAGAGTATTTGATATGGCTGACGAAACTCAAGAGCTTTGTTGAAGCGTAA